One Synechococcus sp. JA-2-3B'a(2-13) genomic window carries:
- a CDS encoding acyl carrier protein yields the protein MSADEVYSRVRKIVSDQLGVEDDKVTPEANFQNDLGADSLDTVELVMAFEEEFDLEIPDEDAEGIATVQDAVNYILSKKAA from the coding sequence ATGAGCGCAGACGAAGTTTACAGCCGTGTTCGTAAGATCGTGTCCGATCAACTGGGCGTGGAAGATGACAAAGTGACCCCAGAAGCCAATTTCCAGAACGACCTGGGGGCCGACAGCCTTGATACGGTGGAGCTGGTCATGGCTTTTGAAGAGGAATTCGACCTGGAGATCCCCGATGAAGATGCAGAGGGGATCGCCACCGTGCAAGACGCTGTTAACTACATCCTCTCGAAGAAAGCTGCCTAG
- the fabF gene encoding beta-ketoacyl-ACP synthase II, translating into MATTDPATAYRPTRRVVITGLGAVTPIGNSPAEFWQSLLAGRSGIGPITHFDASRHDCRIAGEVKGFDPLDYLDRKDVKRTDRFVHLAMAATRQALEDADFRITALNAEQVGVILGTGIGGIRVLEEQQTIYLQKGPDRCSPFMVPMMIANMAAGHLAIHFGAKGPNSCTVTACASGSNAIGDAFRLIQRGEVQAAITGGTEAAVTPLSMAGFSAMKALSTRNDTPEQACRPFDRDRDGFVMGEGAGILVLEELEHARARGAKIYAEIVGYGLTCDAHHMTNPAPGGEGAARAMRLALKDAGLQPGDVQHINAHATSTPVGDIAEVQAIKSVFGEHAPRLAISATKSMTGHLLGGAGGIATVATALAIHHGWVPPTLNLDNPDPECEGLDFVPHKGRQMAVGAALVNAFGFGGHNVTLALRRYSPD; encoded by the coding sequence ATGGCTACCACAGATCCCGCCACTGCTTACAGACCAACCCGCCGCGTTGTGATTACGGGCCTGGGTGCGGTCACCCCTATCGGCAACTCTCCTGCCGAGTTTTGGCAGAGCTTGCTGGCAGGGCGCTCCGGCATTGGGCCGATTACCCATTTCGATGCCTCCCGCCACGACTGCCGTATTGCCGGAGAGGTGAAGGGATTTGATCCCCTCGACTACTTGGATCGCAAGGATGTCAAGCGCACCGACCGCTTTGTGCACCTGGCGATGGCGGCCACCCGGCAAGCCTTGGAGGACGCTGACTTTCGCATCACCGCTCTCAACGCCGAGCAAGTGGGGGTGATCTTGGGCACCGGCATCGGCGGCATCCGCGTCTTGGAAGAGCAGCAGACCATCTATCTGCAGAAAGGGCCGGATCGCTGTAGCCCCTTCATGGTGCCCATGATGATTGCCAATATGGCTGCGGGTCACCTGGCCATTCATTTTGGCGCCAAAGGCCCCAATTCCTGCACAGTTACGGCCTGTGCCTCTGGCTCCAACGCCATTGGCGATGCCTTTCGGCTCATCCAGAGGGGAGAGGTGCAAGCGGCGATTACAGGTGGCACGGAAGCGGCGGTTACCCCTTTGTCCATGGCGGGGTTCAGTGCCATGAAGGCCCTTTCCACCCGCAACGACACCCCGGAGCAAGCCTGTAGGCCCTTTGATCGGGATCGGGATGGCTTTGTCATGGGGGAAGGAGCAGGGATCCTGGTGCTGGAGGAGTTGGAGCACGCCCGCGCCCGCGGGGCCAAGATCTATGCGGAGATAGTCGGCTATGGCCTCACCTGCGATGCCCACCACATGACCAACCCTGCCCCCGGCGGCGAGGGAGCGGCCCGGGCGATGCGGCTGGCCCTCAAGGATGCCGGGCTTCAGCCTGGGGATGTGCAACACATCAATGCCCATGCCACCAGCACCCCTGTAGGGGATATCGCCGAGGTCCAGGCCATCAAGTCGGTCTTTGGCGAGCATGCCCCCCGTTTGGCCATCAGCGCCACCAAGTCCATGACCGGCCACCTGTTGGGGGGAGCGGGCGGCATTGCCACGGTGGCCACAGCTTTGGCCATCCACCACGGCTGGGTTCCTCCCACCCTCAACTTGGACAACCCCGATCCCGAGTGCGAAGGGCTGGATTTTGTACCCCACAAGGGGCGGCAGATGGCTGTCGGGGCCGCTTTGGTCAATGCCTTTGGATTTGGTGGGCACAACGTCACGCTGGCTTTGCGCCGCTACTCTCCCGATTGA
- a CDS encoding HAD family hydrolase, whose translation MGLQGVILSWSGVVADDENLHLQAINQLLVEENLRPWNLCWPKSGSPGQRELYRLQYLGRPDRERLPALWGEQGRVLSPKQLEELLKRKALYYQQALQGQRELPLIPGLRETLETLERLQLKVGLLCGQSAAEVTAFLERFQSCCPALIQLTDVGSYRVTGDDAGPIFSPGHLHRLLLQRMELPAQACLSIEATYSGIQAARSAGIPVLALATFFPLHMLQRRANWAVDGYHQVEWERIQNWFAGGQDRPSTPEAEAGSCKRSQGEQPQP comes from the coding sequence ATGGGACTGCAAGGGGTGATCTTGAGCTGGAGTGGAGTGGTGGCCGATGACGAGAACTTGCACCTGCAGGCCATCAACCAACTGCTGGTGGAAGAGAACCTGCGCCCCTGGAACCTGTGCTGGCCGAAGTCGGGATCCCCTGGGCAGCGGGAGCTCTATCGGCTGCAATACCTGGGCCGACCGGATCGAGAGCGCCTGCCGGCTCTGTGGGGGGAGCAGGGGCGGGTGCTCAGCCCCAAACAACTGGAAGAGCTGCTGAAACGCAAAGCCCTATACTACCAGCAAGCTTTGCAGGGGCAAAGGGAGCTGCCTCTCATTCCCGGCCTGAGGGAAACTTTGGAGACGCTGGAGCGGCTGCAACTGAAGGTCGGCCTGCTGTGCGGCCAATCGGCAGCCGAGGTGACCGCTTTTCTGGAGCGTTTCCAGTCCTGTTGCCCGGCCCTGATACAGTTGACCGATGTGGGCTCCTATCGAGTGACGGGGGATGATGCAGGCCCAATATTTTCCCCAGGACACTTGCACCGCCTGCTTTTGCAGCGGATGGAATTGCCTGCCCAGGCGTGTTTGAGCATTGAAGCCACCTACTCCGGCATTCAGGCAGCCCGTTCGGCAGGGATCCCAGTCCTGGCGCTGGCTACCTTCTTTCCTCTGCACATGCTGCAGCGGCGGGCCAATTGGGCGGTGGACGGCTACCACCAGGTGGAATGGGAGCGCATCCAGAATTGGTTTGCCGGCGGCCAAGACCGTCCTTCGACCCCAGAAGCAGAGGCCGGTTCCTGCAAGAGATCCCAGGGAGAGCAGCCCCAGCCCTAG
- the queA gene encoding tRNA preQ1(34) S-adenosylmethionine ribosyltransferase-isomerase QueA produces MPDSFSPAAAPPGEAEPLGDRESNPDLLTASYDYTLPPDQIAQTPVEPRDQARMLVVYPDRHEHRRFCHLPDYLREGDLLVLNDTKVIPARLFGAKEPSGARVEVLLLEPCLEGIPAAAQPLPDQAWSWRVLVRPGKRVKVGDRIGFWSKQGSPSGLRATVLALDPETGGRVVQFEWEGAQPFEEILEQVGRIPLPPYIKASGSPGSGQVRPEDYQTLWAKHPGSVAAPTAGLHFTQELLERLAQKGIQTAYITLNIGLGTFRPVEAERVTEHRLHSEWLKVPAETVAAIQKAQARGGRVIAVGTTVVRSLETAAASGTLQPWQGKSDLFIYPGYSWRVIQGLVTNFHLPRSSLMMLVAALIGRQRLLDLYREAVDQGYRFYSFGDGMLILP; encoded by the coding sequence ATGCCTGACTCTTTTTCGCCTGCTGCTGCTCCCCCCGGTGAGGCTGAGCCTTTGGGCGATAGGGAGTCCAATCCCGATCTGCTTACAGCTTCCTACGATTACACTCTCCCTCCAGACCAGATTGCGCAAACGCCGGTGGAGCCCAGGGATCAGGCGCGGATGCTGGTGGTGTACCCGGATAGGCACGAGCATCGCCGCTTCTGCCATCTGCCCGACTACCTGCGGGAGGGGGATCTGCTGGTTCTCAACGATACCAAGGTGATCCCGGCCCGCCTGTTCGGGGCCAAGGAACCCTCCGGGGCGCGGGTCGAAGTGTTGCTGCTGGAGCCTTGTCTGGAAGGGATCCCTGCCGCTGCGCAACCTCTGCCGGATCAGGCGTGGAGCTGGCGGGTTTTGGTCAGGCCGGGCAAACGGGTGAAGGTGGGGGATCGGATTGGTTTTTGGAGCAAGCAGGGATCCCCCTCTGGGCTGAGGGCCACTGTTCTGGCTTTGGACCCGGAAACCGGCGGGCGAGTGGTGCAGTTTGAGTGGGAAGGGGCGCAACCTTTTGAGGAAATCCTGGAACAGGTGGGCCGGATCCCGCTTCCTCCCTACATCAAGGCTTCCGGATCCCCGGGCTCAGGACAAGTTCGCCCTGAAGACTACCAAACCCTCTGGGCCAAACACCCCGGCTCGGTGGCCGCTCCCACGGCAGGGCTGCACTTTACCCAGGAGCTGCTGGAGCGGCTGGCCCAAAAAGGGATCCAAACGGCCTACATCACCCTGAACATCGGCCTGGGTACCTTCCGACCGGTGGAAGCGGAGCGGGTAACCGAGCATCGTCTCCACAGCGAGTGGCTCAAGGTGCCGGCAGAAACGGTGGCAGCCATCCAAAAAGCCCAAGCCCGAGGGGGGCGGGTGATCGCGGTGGGAACGACTGTGGTGCGCTCTTTGGAAACCGCGGCAGCCTCTGGCACCTTGCAGCCTTGGCAGGGGAAAAGCGATCTATTCATCTACCCCGGCTACTCCTGGCGGGTGATTCAAGGACTGGTCACCAATTTTCATCTGCCCCGCTCCAGCCTGATGATGCTGGTGGCTGCGCTGATCGGGCGGCAAAGGCTGCTGGATCTCTACCGAGAGGCCGTCGACCAGGGGTATCGCTTCTATTCCTTTGGGGATGGCATGCTGATCCTGCCCTAG
- the dcd gene encoding dCTP deaminase: protein MLKNDRWICEQARRGMIEPFCPELVRAVESRPVLSYGLSSYGYDIRLSPVEFKIFRHVPGTVVDPKRFNPKNLEAVELHHDEMGDYFIIPAHSYGLGVSLERLQVPDNITVICIGKSSYARVGLIANLTPAEAGWRGYLTLEFSNASSADCRVYANEGVVQLLFLEGDPCQVTYADRAGKYQDQPQQVVVAKV, encoded by the coding sequence ATGTTGAAAAACGACCGCTGGATCTGTGAGCAAGCGCGGCGAGGGATGATTGAGCCCTTCTGTCCTGAGCTGGTGCGCGCTGTTGAGTCTCGGCCTGTTTTGAGTTACGGGCTGTCCTCCTATGGCTACGACATCCGCCTGTCGCCGGTGGAGTTCAAGATCTTTCGCCATGTGCCCGGCACGGTGGTGGATCCCAAGCGGTTTAACCCCAAGAATCTGGAAGCGGTGGAGCTGCACCACGACGAGATGGGGGATTACTTTATCATCCCGGCCCACTCCTATGGGTTGGGGGTGTCTTTGGAGCGGCTGCAAGTTCCGGATAACATTACCGTGATCTGCATTGGCAAATCTTCCTATGCCAGGGTGGGCCTGATTGCCAACCTGACGCCCGCTGAGGCGGGATGGCGGGGTTATCTCACCCTGGAGTTTTCCAACGCCTCCAGCGCTGACTGCCGTGTGTACGCTAACGAAGGGGTGGTCCAGCTTCTTTTTCTGGAAGGGGATCCCTGCCAAGTGACCTACGCCGACCGCGCTGGCAAGTATCAGGATCAGCCGCAGCAGGTGGTGGTGGCCAAGGTTTAG
- a CDS encoding cob(I)yrinic acid a,c-diamide adenosyltransferase, translating into MPSSKDAAPVARAKQPAAQASPAAGELFLQQNGSLSAQLVPQGSLQLYTHPSRGMFTPVMAQAMRLAGQGTRVLIVQFLKGGINQGPENRLSLGRSLEWVRCRLHRCIDTPHLEPEERVALDELWQFTQEAVRSGRYDLVVLDELSLAVKLGLIPEAEVLSLIDQRPISMDMVITGPEMPDSFLERADLITQLRLRGIPGPGLRTADGNVACSLDPPQVSGTGAMPTAAHVAPHR; encoded by the coding sequence ATGCCTTCCTCCAAGGATGCCGCTCCTGTAGCCCGCGCCAAACAGCCTGCGGCTCAAGCCAGCCCTGCTGCCGGCGAGCTTTTCCTTCAGCAGAATGGATCCCTCTCCGCCCAGTTGGTTCCCCAGGGATCCCTGCAGCTTTACACCCACCCCAGCCGGGGCATGTTTACGCCCGTCATGGCTCAGGCGATGCGCTTGGCAGGCCAGGGAACGCGGGTGCTGATCGTGCAATTTCTCAAGGGTGGGATCAATCAGGGGCCCGAAAATCGTCTCTCCCTGGGCAGATCCTTGGAGTGGGTTCGCTGTCGCCTGCACCGGTGCATCGATACACCTCACCTAGAGCCTGAGGAGCGGGTGGCATTGGATGAGCTGTGGCAATTTACCCAGGAGGCTGTCAGGAGTGGCCGCTATGACTTGGTGGTGTTGGATGAGCTGAGCTTGGCTGTGAAGTTGGGCCTGATCCCAGAAGCGGAAGTGCTGAGCTTAATCGACCAGCGCCCCATCTCCATGGACATGGTGATCACCGGGCCGGAGATGCCAGATTCGTTTCTGGAGCGGGCCGACTTGATCACGCAGCTGCGCCTACGTGGCATCCCAGGCCCAGGGCTCCGCACTGCCGATGGGAATGTTGCCTGTTCTCTGGATCCCCCTCAAGTCAGCGGCACAGGTGCTATGCCTACAGCAGCCCATGTTGCTCCGCACCGCTAG
- a CDS encoding IS5-like element ISSoc13 family transposase (programmed frameshift) — protein sequence MKLVFLDENKWQKILAFLQTEERVNIGKEANCKQFIEAVLWIARSGAPWRYLPEGYGKWYTIYQRFHRWSRFGVWERMFKYFIDDPDLEHLIIDSTMVRAHSCAAGKKGEQALGRSRGGYSTKIHVSVDGLGNPLELRITGGEKSDITQGEELIEGWQRKDTKVIGDKGYDADKLIEKIGEAQAVIPPKRNRKTQRHYDKHLYQERHLIECFFHKLKQYRHLCSRFDKLARNFLSFLYPVSALFWLK from the exons ATGAAGTTGGTTTTCTTAGATGAAAACAAATGGCAGAAGATATTGGCTTTTTTACAGACAGAAGAGAGAGTTAACATTGGGAAAGAAGCAAACTGCAAACAGTTTATTGAAGCAGTTCTTTGGATAGCCCGTTCCGGTGCTCCTTGGCGCTACCTCCCAGAAGGATATGGCAAATGGTACACCATCTATCAAAGATTCCACCGGTGGAGTCGTTTTGGAGTGTGGGAACGGATGTTCAAGTATTTTATTGACGACCCTGATTTAGAGCATCTCATTATTGATTCAACCATGGTTCGAGCGCACTCCTGTGCTGCCGGAA AAAAAGGGGAGCAAGCTTTGGGGAGAAGCCGAGGCGGATACAGCACCAAGATTCATGTGAGTGTAGATGGGTTGGGAAATCCGCTGGAATTGAGAATAACTGGCGGAGAAAAGAGCGATATTACTCAAGGGGAAGAATTGATAGAGGGCTGGCAGAGAAAGGATACCAAAGTAATTGGGGATAAAGGATATGATGCGGATAAGTTGATTGAGAAGATAGGGGAAGCTCAAGCGGTTATTCCGCCTAAAAGGAATAGAAAGACGCAGCGGCATTATGACAAGCATCTGTATCAAGAGAGGCATTTAATCGAATGCTTTTTTCATAAGTTAAAGCAGTACCGGCATCTATGTTCTCGTTTTGACAAATTGGCCAGGAACTTCTTGAGTTTTCTCTATCCCGTCAGTGCTCTCTTTTGGCTCAAATGA
- a CDS encoding phosphodiester glycosidase family protein has protein sequence MSKTKLSAWVMGWGLACTAALFLPSVAAQAQVTLGVQPVRVVQGIPLYQKEVWVGDNRIPVSIVVVSLAAGQLRPIWAARAGLVGLGELSSFGPEQGAVAAINGGFFNRNTRQPLGAIRRDGRWISSPILGRGVIAWSDGTAGQEGGSVRFARLRMQAELRNDIGDQIPVVGINTGYILPGISQFTPDWGSTYTTQTDDEMLVMVRQDQVQEILVAGLAGSLTVQIPSEGYVLAGRGLEGALEARKLVPGDRLSFYLRLDPPELEVYPHILGAGPLLLLDGQVVLDARLEGFQPLFRRQRAARSAIGQLDSGHLLLVTAGNAQENQGLTLLEMAQLMQQLGCRHALNLDGGNASTLVLGGEAVNLEHRHPEASPPNSETDPSPSRRRTPRVHNGLGFFPSPSR, from the coding sequence ATGTCCAAAACCAAGCTGAGCGCCTGGGTCATGGGCTGGGGGTTAGCCTGCACTGCTGCTCTCTTTTTGCCCAGCGTGGCTGCTCAAGCTCAGGTGACCCTCGGTGTGCAGCCGGTGCGGGTGGTGCAAGGGATCCCTTTGTACCAGAAGGAGGTTTGGGTTGGAGACAATCGGATCCCAGTTTCCATCGTGGTGGTTTCTCTCGCAGCCGGCCAACTGCGGCCCATCTGGGCTGCACGCGCGGGGCTGGTGGGTTTGGGGGAGCTGTCTTCCTTTGGCCCTGAACAGGGGGCAGTGGCCGCCATTAACGGTGGGTTTTTCAACCGCAACACCCGTCAGCCGCTGGGGGCGATTCGTCGGGATGGCCGCTGGATCTCCAGCCCCATTTTGGGTCGTGGGGTCATCGCCTGGTCGGATGGGACGGCAGGGCAAGAAGGGGGATCCGTGCGCTTTGCCCGTTTGCGGATGCAAGCAGAGCTGCGCAATGACATTGGGGATCAAATCCCAGTGGTGGGCATCAATACAGGCTATATCCTGCCCGGCATCTCCCAGTTCACCCCCGACTGGGGATCCACCTACACCACCCAAACGGACGACGAAATGCTCGTGATGGTGCGGCAGGATCAGGTGCAAGAAATTCTGGTGGCGGGCCTGGCCGGCAGTTTGACGGTACAGATTCCCAGCGAGGGGTATGTATTGGCAGGGCGGGGGCTAGAAGGTGCCCTAGAAGCCCGCAAGCTGGTTCCCGGGGATCGCCTCAGCTTTTATCTGCGCTTGGATCCGCCTGAGCTGGAGGTCTATCCCCACATCCTAGGGGCAGGGCCGCTCTTGCTCTTGGATGGACAGGTGGTTTTGGATGCCCGATTGGAGGGATTTCAGCCTCTCTTTCGCAGGCAGCGAGCCGCCCGCAGTGCCATCGGCCAACTGGACAGCGGACATTTGCTGCTGGTGACCGCCGGCAATGCCCAGGAAAATCAAGGGCTCACCCTGCTGGAGATGGCACAGTTGATGCAGCAATTGGGCTGTCGCCATGCCTTGAACTTGGATGGGGGCAATGCTTCCACCTTGGTGCTGGGGGGAGAGGCCGTCAATTTGGAACACCGACACCCAGAAGCCAGCCCACCCAACAGTGAGACGGATCCCAGTCCCTCCCGGCGGCGTACACCCCGAGTTCACAATGGCCTAGGGTTTTTCCCAAGCCCAAGTCGGTGA
- a CDS encoding D-isomer specific 2-hydroxyacid dehydrogenase family protein has protein sequence MGIQGKRIAVEPGHLRPWLKEAVLAGGGEIVPLAEAEALVWADAFDVPGLKRCLAEGKGIRWVQLPWAGVEPFVRAGVLDPAYVWTCGKGVYAQPVAEHALALTLAGLRDLKIRALAQTWQEGSGTSLWGSRVVIFGAGGIAQELIKLLQPFQCSVDVVRRKADPLPGATRVVTLAERQTVLAGADVVILALALTPETEGIIAQAELEQMGSQCWLVNVARGKHIVTSDLVAALQQGVIRGAALDVTDPEPLPDGHPLWSLPNCLITPHTALTDAMIVPALSKRVRENVQRFRTGDPLLGVVDPVLGY, from the coding sequence ATGGGCATCCAAGGCAAACGCATTGCCGTCGAACCCGGCCATCTTCGCCCCTGGCTCAAAGAGGCTGTTTTGGCGGGGGGCGGCGAAATTGTGCCCCTGGCAGAAGCAGAAGCCTTGGTCTGGGCTGATGCCTTTGATGTGCCTGGCCTGAAGCGTTGTCTGGCGGAAGGGAAAGGGATCCGCTGGGTGCAGCTGCCCTGGGCAGGGGTGGAACCCTTTGTTCGGGCGGGAGTCTTGGATCCCGCTTATGTGTGGACTTGTGGCAAGGGGGTCTATGCTCAACCGGTGGCGGAACATGCCTTGGCCTTGACCTTGGCCGGCTTGCGCGACTTGAAGATCCGCGCCTTGGCCCAAACTTGGCAGGAGGGCTCCGGTACCAGCCTCTGGGGTAGCCGTGTGGTCATTTTCGGGGCCGGGGGCATCGCCCAAGAGTTGATCAAGCTGTTGCAGCCTTTTCAATGCTCCGTCGACGTGGTGCGTCGCAAGGCGGATCCCTTGCCGGGTGCCACACGGGTGGTGACGCTCGCGGAACGGCAAACGGTGTTGGCAGGGGCAGATGTGGTGATCCTGGCTTTGGCCCTCACGCCGGAAACCGAGGGGATCATCGCCCAAGCTGAGTTGGAGCAGATGGGATCCCAGTGTTGGTTGGTGAATGTGGCGCGAGGCAAGCACATCGTGACCTCCGACTTGGTGGCCGCCCTGCAGCAGGGGGTCATTCGCGGGGCCGCCTTGGATGTCACGGATCCCGAGCCCCTACCGGATGGGCATCCCCTCTGGAGCTTGCCCAACTGCCTGATTACCCCCCACACTGCTCTTACCGATGCCATGATTGTCCCAGCCCTCTCTAAGCGGGTGCGAGAAAATGTGCAGCGCTTCCGGACCGGGGATCCCTTGCTAGGGGTGGTGGATCCGGTTTTGGGGTATTGA
- a CDS encoding isocitrate/isopropylmalate dehydrogenase family protein — protein MAYRVTLIPGDGIGPEVAKAMTTVLEATGVGLEWIPVEAGVEVIEKYGTPLPPQVLESIRETKVAIKGPIGTPVGTGFRSVNVAIRKELDLYANLRPAKSMLGVKSPFQDIDLVVVRENTEDLYAGIEFERGTPEAIQAREEMMRLSGKPIREGSAIGIKPISDFGSRRIVKFAFEYARQNGRKKVTAVHKANIMKFTDGLFLQVAREVAQEYPDIEFEDRIVDNMCMQLMQKPQLYDVLVLTNLYGDIISDLCAGMIGGLGVAPGANIGNGIAVFEAIHGSAPKYAGQNKVNPCALILSGAMMLRYLGEREAAARVEAAVQAVIAEGKQVTYDLATGDPVGTQEMAKAIAARVQEMALQ, from the coding sequence GTGGCCTATCGTGTGACTTTGATCCCTGGGGATGGCATCGGCCCGGAAGTGGCCAAGGCGATGACCACGGTCTTGGAGGCTACCGGGGTTGGGTTGGAATGGATCCCGGTAGAGGCAGGGGTGGAGGTGATCGAGAAATACGGCACCCCCTTGCCGCCCCAGGTGTTGGAGTCCATTCGGGAAACCAAAGTGGCGATCAAAGGGCCGATTGGCACTCCCGTAGGTACTGGCTTTCGTTCGGTCAACGTAGCCATTCGCAAGGAGCTGGATCTCTACGCCAATCTGCGCCCGGCCAAATCCATGCTCGGTGTCAAAAGCCCTTTTCAAGACATCGACCTAGTGGTGGTGCGGGAAAATACCGAAGATCTCTATGCCGGGATCGAGTTTGAACGGGGCACGCCGGAAGCCATCCAGGCGCGGGAGGAAATGATGCGCCTTTCCGGCAAACCCATCCGCGAGGGATCCGCCATCGGCATCAAGCCCATTTCGGACTTCGGCAGCCGCCGCATTGTCAAATTTGCCTTTGAGTACGCCCGCCAGAATGGCCGCAAGAAGGTGACGGCAGTTCACAAAGCCAACATCATGAAGTTCACCGATGGCTTGTTTTTGCAGGTGGCGCGGGAGGTGGCCCAGGAGTACCCCGACATCGAGTTTGAAGATCGCATCGTGGACAACATGTGCATGCAACTGATGCAAAAGCCGCAGCTCTACGATGTGCTGGTGCTCACCAACCTCTATGGGGACATCATTTCCGACTTGTGCGCGGGGATGATCGGCGGGCTGGGGGTGGCGCCGGGGGCCAACATCGGCAACGGCATTGCGGTTTTTGAGGCCATTCACGGCTCTGCTCCCAAGTACGCTGGCCAAAACAAAGTCAACCCCTGCGCTCTGATCCTCTCCGGGGCGATGATGCTGCGCTACCTGGGAGAGCGGGAGGCTGCCGCAAGGGTGGAGGCGGCGGTGCAGGCGGTGATCGCCGAGGGCAAGCAGGTCACCTATGACCTGGCCACAGGGGATCCCGTCGGCACTCAGGAAATGGCCAAGGCCATTGCTGCCCGCGTGCAGGAGATGGCTTTGCAGTAG
- a CDS encoding GAF domain-containing sensor histidine kinase — translation MLSRQLQAANQIVQELVLLSSQLSSPSSSDSVEMGELEQCVLKLAQTLVRQMVDRLGAASARLWFFDPQEGCFQSVAHAGLLSPAHDQIQRIYPDDSPLGRVAQEGLPLLSNNPAQEAWMPAPEWVKANGLRGFVAYPINRGEERLGALALLSRTPLEASFLIVKHAGARRIDLIIQPKVQQDAGSSINPQAPYTHLELKIIDDVCGMPASKSGVDPAQPSGHGHGLLNMRYRAELIGASIAWRNRRFGSGTVVELRVPLPPSPRSCG, via the coding sequence ATGCTGTCACGCCAGCTACAGGCTGCAAACCAAATTGTCCAAGAACTGGTGCTGCTCTCTTCTCAGTTATCTTCCCCATCCTCTTCGGACTCTGTAGAGATGGGGGAGCTGGAGCAGTGTGTGCTCAAGCTGGCCCAGACCTTGGTACGGCAGATGGTGGATCGTCTGGGTGCAGCCTCAGCTCGCCTTTGGTTTTTCGACCCGCAGGAAGGATGTTTTCAGTCGGTGGCCCATGCCGGCCTGCTCAGTCCTGCTCACGACCAAATTCAGCGGATCTACCCTGACGACAGCCCTTTGGGACGGGTGGCCCAGGAGGGGCTGCCGCTTTTGAGCAACAATCCCGCCCAAGAAGCCTGGATGCCCGCCCCGGAGTGGGTGAAGGCCAATGGCTTGCGAGGCTTTGTTGCCTACCCGATTAACCGGGGGGAGGAGCGGCTGGGGGCTTTGGCTCTGCTGAGCCGGACACCTCTGGAAGCCAGCTTTCTGATTGTCAAACACGCGGGGGCACGGCGCATCGATCTCATCATTCAGCCCAAGGTTCAACAGGACGCCGGTTCCTCTATCAACCCTCAGGCTCCCTACACCCACTTGGAGCTGAAGATCATCGACGATGTCTGCGGTATGCCGGCGTCCAAGAGTGGGGTGGATCCCGCCCAGCCGTCTGGCCATGGACACGGGTTGCTCAACATGCGCTACCGAGCCGAGTTGATCGGGGCAAGCATTGCTTGGCGTAATCGCCGCTTTGGCAGTGGCACAGTTGTAGAGCTGCGAGTCCCTCTGCCGCCGAGTCCCCGATCTTGCGGCTAG